In one Lujinxingia vulgaris genomic region, the following are encoded:
- the ychF gene encoding redox-regulated ATPase YchF encodes MSVSAGIVGLPNVGKSTLFNALTRAEAQSANYPFCTIDPNVGIVPVPDARLKKIEQYVPAQKIIPAAVEILDIAGLVRGASQGEGLGNKFLANIREVDAILHVVRCFEDENITHVEGGVDPVRDVEIIETELILADMQTVERRLDKARRAAKAGDKTEVARVAVLEKVLAELNEGKSARAITLTDDERQLTRDSHMLTDKPVLYVANVADDDLEGKSPYVAKLRELADSQGSDVVVVCGEIEAELVELDEEEQLEMLRGLGIDEPALNVLIRATYALLGLQAFFTAGEQEIRAWTIPVGATAPQAAGVIHSDFEKRFIRAEVYTVQDLETYKDEAGIRAAGKLRLEGKEYVVADGDILHIRHNA; translated from the coding sequence ATGAGCGTCTCCGCTGGCATCGTCGGACTTCCGAACGTGGGCAAGTCGACCCTTTTCAACGCTTTGACCCGCGCCGAAGCGCAGTCGGCGAACTACCCCTTCTGCACCATCGATCCCAATGTGGGCATCGTGCCGGTGCCGGACGCGCGGCTCAAGAAGATCGAGCAGTATGTGCCGGCCCAGAAGATCATTCCGGCGGCCGTTGAGATCCTGGACATCGCCGGTCTTGTGCGGGGGGCGTCGCAGGGGGAAGGGCTGGGCAATAAGTTTCTGGCCAACATCCGCGAGGTGGACGCGATCCTGCACGTGGTGCGCTGCTTTGAGGATGAGAACATCACCCACGTTGAAGGTGGCGTGGACCCGGTGCGCGACGTCGAGATCATTGAGACCGAGCTGATCCTGGCGGATATGCAGACGGTGGAGCGCCGCCTCGATAAGGCGCGTCGCGCGGCGAAGGCCGGCGATAAGACCGAGGTGGCCCGTGTGGCGGTGCTTGAAAAGGTGCTGGCTGAGCTCAACGAAGGCAAGAGCGCGCGCGCCATCACGCTCACCGACGATGAGCGTCAGCTGACCCGCGACAGCCACATGCTCACCGACAAGCCGGTGCTCTATGTGGCCAACGTCGCCGACGACGATCTGGAGGGCAAGAGCCCTTATGTGGCGAAGTTGCGCGAGCTGGCCGATTCCCAGGGCAGCGATGTTGTCGTGGTCTGTGGTGAGATTGAGGCGGAGCTTGTGGAGCTGGACGAGGAGGAGCAGTTGGAGATGCTCCGGGGTCTGGGCATCGACGAGCCGGCGCTCAATGTGCTGATTCGCGCGACCTACGCGCTGCTGGGGCTGCAGGCCTTCTTTACGGCTGGCGAGCAGGAGATCCGCGCCTGGACGATCCCGGTCGGGGCGACCGCGCCGCAGGCCGCCGGTGTGATTCACTCGGACTTTGAAAAACGCTTTATTCGCGCCGAGGTCTACACCGTGCAGGATCTGGAGACCTACAAGGATGAGGCCGGGATTCGCGCCGCGGGCAAACTTCGTCTGGAAGGCAAAGAGTACGTGGTGGCCGACGGCGACATCCTGCACATCCGCCATAACGCGTGA
- a CDS encoding DUF6624 domain-containing protein, whose translation MTSGRIEDRAARLLALAAADHKTREDLLKRGELFEGYHAEMRAVHEANARELEAMIDAGGWPRTSEVGEDAARAAFLVANHAISLPGLQRKALRLLEALDGEDARALEVAVLGDRVRFNEGRPQRYGAIIDWDAEGTLGPGLLEDADEVEARRARVGMEPLSEVVARLQARADDEGERPPGEWAERRRQMHAFFVSVGYRG comes from the coding sequence GTGACATCGGGGCGGATCGAGGATCGGGCGGCCAGGCTTCTGGCGCTGGCCGCCGCCGATCACAAAACGCGCGAAGACCTGCTTAAGCGCGGCGAGTTGTTTGAGGGGTATCACGCCGAGATGCGGGCGGTGCATGAGGCAAACGCGCGTGAGCTTGAGGCGATGATCGACGCCGGGGGATGGCCGCGTACCTCGGAGGTGGGTGAGGATGCGGCGCGGGCTGCGTTTCTGGTGGCAAACCACGCGATAAGCCTCCCGGGCCTGCAACGTAAGGCGCTCCGGCTGCTGGAGGCGCTCGATGGCGAGGATGCGCGGGCGCTTGAGGTTGCCGTGTTGGGCGACCGCGTTCGATTTAATGAGGGGCGGCCTCAGCGCTACGGGGCGATCATCGATTGGGACGCCGAGGGGACCCTGGGTCCAGGCCTTCTGGAAGATGCCGACGAGGTTGAGGCGCGGCGCGCCCGGGTGGGGATGGAGCCCTTAAGTGAAGTTGTCGCCAGACTTCAAGCGCGCGCCGATGACGAGGGGGAGCGACCGCCGGGGGAGTGGGCTGAGCGTCGGCGTCAGATGCACGCGTTTTTTGTGAGCGTGGGTTATCGGGGTTGA